In Arthrobacter sp. UKPF54-2, the following are encoded in one genomic region:
- a CDS encoding RNA polymerase-binding protein RbpA encodes MLHSASGFRGIRVGAVAGAPARHEPLDGGGAGQPRIAVTYRCAKGHETSLVFAKLPEEQIPGVWDCRRCGGAATRDEARFALEDEPAEGYKSHLEYVKERRSSQDAEDVLAGALEKLRARRALPDELLGDA; translated from the coding sequence ATGCTGCATTCTGCTTCCGGATTCAGGGGCATCCGCGTTGGTGCCGTCGCCGGCGCCCCGGCCCGCCACGAACCCCTCGACGGCGGAGGCGCCGGGCAACCCCGGATCGCCGTCACCTACCGGTGCGCCAAAGGCCACGAAACGTCCCTCGTGTTCGCCAAACTCCCCGAAGAGCAGATCCCCGGCGTCTGGGACTGCCGGCGCTGCGGGGGCGCCGCCACCCGGGACGAAGCCCGGTTCGCGCTGGAGGACGAGCCCGCCGAGGGCTACAAAAGCCACCTCGAATACGTTAAAGAGCGGCGCTCCAGCCAGGACGCCGAAGACGTGCTGGCCGGAGCGCTGGAGAAGCTACGCGCCCGACGCGCCCTTCCGGACGAGCTGCTCGGGGACGCGTGA
- the pgl gene encoding 6-phosphogluconolactonase, translating to MAAIAARLITKLVDIQDKHGEATVVLTGGTMGIGSLKAVAESPAAPAVDWSKVNFWWGDERFVGRDDADRNARQAYQALLDHINVDPARVHVPGSTEDFDTPEEAAADYARRLAEAAAAEHAADMSDDRPEEPGRLPRLDIVLLGVGPDAHVASLFPEQAGIREKALTVVGVHNSPKPPPARVSLTLPTINTADEVWMVVAGDDKAGAVGLALAGANPVQVPAAGPRGRFQTLWLIDEDAASRVPEQLVRKGASGA from the coding sequence ATGGCCGCGATCGCGGCGCGCCTGATCACCAAGCTTGTGGATATCCAGGACAAGCATGGCGAGGCGACCGTGGTGCTGACCGGCGGCACCATGGGCATCGGCTCGCTCAAGGCGGTTGCCGAGTCGCCGGCCGCCCCCGCGGTGGACTGGTCCAAGGTGAACTTCTGGTGGGGCGACGAGCGTTTTGTGGGCCGCGACGACGCCGACCGGAACGCCCGCCAGGCGTACCAGGCCCTTCTGGACCATATCAACGTGGACCCGGCGCGGGTCCACGTTCCCGGCTCCACCGAGGACTTCGACACCCCTGAGGAGGCCGCGGCCGACTACGCCCGGCGGCTTGCCGAGGCGGCCGCCGCCGAACACGCCGCCGACATGTCCGATGACCGCCCGGAGGAACCGGGCCGCCTGCCGCGGCTGGACATTGTGCTGCTGGGCGTCGGCCCCGACGCGCACGTGGCGTCGCTCTTCCCGGAGCAGGCCGGCATCCGGGAGAAGGCCCTGACCGTCGTCGGTGTCCACAACTCCCCCAAGCCGCCGCCGGCACGTGTCTCACTGACGCTGCCGACGATCAACACGGCGGACGAGGTGTGGATGGTGGTGGCCGGTGATGACAAGGCCGGCGCCGTGGGCCTGGCCCTGGCCGGGGCGAACCCGGTGCAGGTGCCGGCGGCGGGGCCGCGCGGGCGTTTCCAGACCCTGTGGCTGATCGACGAGGACGCGGCCTCACGCGTCCCCGAGCAGCTCGTCCGGAAGGGCGCGTCGGGCGCGTAG
- a CDS encoding glucose-6-phosphate isomerase — MTTLSYDATGAARQAYEQHLPALLEDRVATRIFAKDATLWGPDAEAESAVRLGWVEAATVSQPLVPEILALRDALRAEGVSRIVLCGMGGSSLAPEVIAGTAGVELTVLDSTDPEQVDAALADRLAETAIVVSSKSGSTLETDSQRRVFEHAFTEAGLDAKSRIIIVTDPGSPLDAASREAGYRAVFNADPNVGGRYSALTAFGLVPCGLAGVDIQAFLDEAEETAEILNDDSEENIGLALGAALGGTTPLRDKIVIAEDGSGIVGFADWAEQLIAESTGKLGTGVLPVVAGPNAPEVTGGAADVLVVRLVGADADVELGANEAAIAGGLAAQMMTWEFATAVAGRLLGINPFDQPDVEAAKVAARGLLDAQPKATAADFTDGAIEVRGGDWLGAATTAAEAVSALLGQLGTDGYLSVQAYFDRLSYAPLEGIRDELAALSGRPVTFGWGPRFLHSTGQFHKGGPAIGVFLQVTAASAADLAIPDRPFTFGELITAQAAGDAQVLTEHGRPVLRLHLTDRAAGVRQLQQLVSALAGTSTAGSPASTTES; from the coding sequence ATGACCACTCTCAGCTACGACGCCACGGGCGCCGCCCGCCAGGCCTACGAACAGCACCTGCCCGCCCTCCTGGAAGACCGGGTTGCCACCCGGATCTTCGCCAAGGACGCCACCCTGTGGGGCCCCGACGCCGAGGCTGAGTCCGCGGTCCGGCTCGGCTGGGTGGAGGCCGCCACCGTCTCCCAGCCGCTCGTGCCGGAGATCCTGGCGCTGCGCGACGCGCTCCGCGCCGAGGGCGTGTCCCGGATTGTCCTGTGCGGCATGGGCGGTTCCTCCCTGGCGCCCGAGGTCATCGCCGGAACCGCGGGCGTCGAGCTGACCGTGCTGGACAGCACCGACCCCGAACAGGTGGACGCCGCCCTGGCGGACCGGCTCGCGGAGACCGCTATCGTGGTGTCCTCGAAGTCGGGTTCGACCCTGGAAACCGACTCGCAGCGCCGGGTCTTCGAGCACGCCTTCACCGAGGCCGGGCTCGACGCGAAGAGCCGGATCATCATTGTGACCGACCCGGGTTCCCCGCTGGATGCGGCCTCCCGCGAAGCCGGCTACCGCGCCGTCTTCAACGCCGACCCGAACGTCGGCGGCCGCTATTCGGCGCTCACCGCCTTCGGCCTGGTGCCGTGCGGCCTGGCCGGCGTCGACATCCAGGCCTTCCTGGACGAGGCCGAAGAGACTGCTGAGATTCTCAACGACGACAGCGAGGAGAACATCGGGCTCGCCCTCGGCGCCGCGCTGGGCGGCACCACCCCGCTCCGGGACAAGATCGTCATCGCCGAGGACGGCTCCGGGATCGTGGGCTTCGCCGACTGGGCCGAACAGCTCATCGCCGAATCCACCGGCAAGCTCGGCACCGGGGTGCTGCCGGTTGTCGCCGGACCAAACGCCCCGGAGGTCACGGGCGGCGCCGCGGACGTGCTGGTAGTCCGGCTGGTCGGCGCGGACGCCGACGTCGAGCTCGGCGCCAACGAGGCGGCGATCGCCGGCGGCCTCGCAGCGCAGATGATGACCTGGGAGTTCGCCACCGCCGTCGCGGGCCGGCTGCTGGGCATCAACCCCTTCGACCAGCCCGACGTCGAGGCCGCCAAGGTGGCCGCGCGCGGACTCCTGGACGCACAGCCGAAGGCGACGGCGGCGGACTTCACCGACGGGGCCATCGAGGTCCGCGGCGGCGACTGGCTGGGCGCGGCCACCACCGCAGCCGAGGCGGTCAGCGCGCTGCTCGGCCAGCTAGGCACCGACGGCTACCTCAGCGTCCAGGCCTACTTCGACCGGCTCAGCTACGCGCCGCTGGAAGGCATCCGCGACGAACTGGCGGCGCTCAGCGGCCGGCCCGTCACCTTCGGCTGGGGTCCCCGGTTCCTTCACTCGACCGGCCAGTTCCACAAGGGCGGCCCGGCAATCGGCGTGTTCCTGCAGGTCACGGCGGCGTCCGCGGCGGACCTCGCCATCCCGGACCGGCCGTTCACGTTCGGCGAACTGATCACGGCCCAGGCAGCGGGTGACGCGCAGGTCCTCACCGAACACGGCCGTCCCGTACTCCGGCTTCACCTCACGGACCGTGCCGCCGGCGTCCGCCAGCTGCAGCAGCTTGTCTCCGCGCTGGCCGGCACCTCCACCGCGGGCAGCCCCGCCTCCACCACCGAAAGCTAA
- the whiA gene encoding DNA-binding protein WhiA — MALTASVKEELSRLDIKKSSVRKAEVSAMLRFAGGLHIISGRIVIEAEVDLASTARRLRAAIAEVYGHQSEIIVVSGGGLRRGSRYVVRVVRDGEALARQTGLLDARGRPVRGLPSVVVNGSAADAEAVWRGAFLAHGSLTEPGRSSAMEVTCPGPESALALVGAARRLGIQAKAREVRGVDRVVIRDGDTIAALLTRMGAHDALMVWEERRMRKEVRATANRLANFDDANLRRSAQAAVAAGARVDRALEILGDDVPDHLKYAGELRVAHKQASLDELGRLADPVMTKDAIAGRIRRLLAMADKRAQDLGIPGTEANVTPEMLDE; from the coding sequence ATGGCACTGACAGCATCAGTCAAGGAAGAACTTTCCCGGCTGGATATCAAGAAGTCCTCGGTCCGCAAGGCCGAGGTGTCCGCCATGCTCCGGTTCGCGGGGGGACTGCACATCATCTCCGGCCGGATCGTGATCGAGGCCGAGGTTGACCTCGCCTCGACCGCGCGCCGGCTCCGCGCCGCCATCGCGGAAGTTTACGGGCACCAGAGCGAGATCATCGTCGTCTCCGGCGGCGGTCTGCGCCGCGGCAGCCGCTACGTGGTCCGGGTGGTCCGCGACGGCGAGGCCCTCGCCCGCCAGACAGGCCTGCTGGACGCCCGCGGCCGGCCCGTCCGCGGCCTGCCGTCCGTCGTTGTGAACGGCTCCGCCGCCGACGCCGAAGCGGTCTGGCGCGGCGCGTTCCTGGCCCACGGTTCGCTCACCGAGCCCGGCCGGTCCTCCGCGATGGAAGTCACCTGCCCCGGCCCGGAGTCCGCCCTGGCCCTTGTCGGCGCCGCCCGCCGCCTCGGTATCCAGGCCAAGGCCCGCGAAGTCAGGGGAGTGGACCGCGTGGTGATCCGCGACGGCGACACGATCGCCGCGCTGCTGACCCGGATGGGCGCGCACGACGCGCTGATGGTCTGGGAGGAGCGCCGGATGCGCAAGGAAGTCCGCGCCACCGCGAACCGGCTCGCCAACTTCGACGACGCCAACCTGCGCCGCTCGGCCCAGGCCGCCGTCGCCGCCGGCGCCCGCGTGGACCGGGCGCTGGAGATCCTCGGCGACGACGTCCCGGACCACCTCAAGTACGCCGGCGAACTGCGGGTCGCGCACAAGCAGGCCAGCCTGGACGAGCTCGGCCGGCTCGCCGACCCGGTGATGACCAAGGACGCCATCGCCGGCCGGATCCGCCGCCTGTTGGCCATGGCGGACAAGCGGGCGCAGGACCTCGGCATCCCGGGGACCGAGGCCAACGTGACGCCGGAAATGCTGGACGAGTAG
- a CDS encoding glucose-6-phosphate dehydrogenase assembly protein OpcA, with protein MIVDLPDTTTSKISKKIMALREQGGVIALGRVLTLVVVTKSGLEEEAIEAANEASREHPCRIIVLADAGASKPTRLDAQIRVGGDAGASEVILLRGYGELAEESESLVAALLLPDAPIVAWWPHGAPRNACETSIGRIAHRRITDSANEADPLAALENLRTTYKAGDTDLAWTRLTNWRIQLAAVLDQVDASPVTAVAVEGASDSPSTLLLAAWLTLALDAPVTIVADPAGTGIRRVRLSRTGGDVQLFRPGLTVAELTQPGQPAQRISLPRRSLKDCLAEELRRLDPDEVFGEVITIGLPRTNLRSVRPSER; from the coding sequence ATGATCGTAGATCTTCCCGACACAACAACCTCCAAGATCTCCAAGAAGATTATGGCGCTGCGCGAACAGGGCGGCGTGATCGCCCTGGGGCGGGTGCTGACCCTGGTGGTGGTGACCAAGTCCGGGCTCGAAGAGGAGGCGATCGAGGCGGCCAACGAGGCGAGCCGCGAGCACCCCTGCCGGATCATCGTGCTCGCCGACGCCGGCGCCTCCAAGCCCACCCGGCTGGACGCCCAGATCCGTGTGGGCGGCGACGCCGGCGCGTCCGAGGTCATCCTGCTCCGCGGCTACGGCGAACTCGCGGAGGAAAGTGAATCCCTCGTGGCCGCCCTGCTGCTTCCGGACGCCCCGATTGTGGCCTGGTGGCCGCACGGGGCTCCCCGGAACGCCTGCGAAACGTCAATCGGGCGGATCGCGCACCGGCGCATCACGGACTCCGCGAACGAGGCGGACCCGCTCGCGGCGCTGGAGAACCTCCGCACCACGTACAAGGCCGGCGACACCGACCTGGCCTGGACCCGCCTGACCAATTGGCGGATCCAGCTGGCCGCCGTCCTGGACCAGGTGGATGCGTCGCCGGTCACCGCCGTCGCCGTCGAGGGCGCCTCCGACTCCCCCAGCACCCTGCTGCTCGCGGCGTGGCTGACGCTGGCGCTGGACGCGCCGGTGACGATCGTGGCCGATCCGGCCGGCACCGGGATCCGGCGGGTGCGGCTGTCCCGCACCGGCGGCGACGTCCAGCTGTTCCGGCCCGGGCTGACCGTGGCCGAGCTGACCCAGCCCGGACAACCGGCCCAGCGCATCTCGCTCCCGCGGCGCAGCCTCAAGGACTGCCTGGCCGAGGAGCTCCGCCGCCTGGACCCGGACGAAGTCTTCGGCGAAGTGATTACTATTGGACTGCCGCGTACCAACCTAAGGAGTGTCCGTCCCAGTGAGCGCTGA
- the zwf gene encoding glucose-6-phosphate dehydrogenase: MPLSQNGSPKSAGRGRNPLRDPRDRRLNRIAGPSSLVLFGVTGDLARKKLMPAVYDLANRGLLPPSFALVGFARRQWENEDFAAEVKEAVKSYARTPFDETVWKQLSEGIRFVQGEFDDDDAFERLSETIDELDEQRGTRGNHAFYLSIPPKAFELVCRQLSKHGLAQAEGDKWRRVVIEKPFGHDLESARQLNDIVESVFPPDAVFRIDHYLGKETVQNILALRFANQLFEPLWNANYVDHVQITMAEDIGTGGRAGYYDGVGAARDVIQNHLLQLLALTAMEEPISFNADDLRAEKEKVLAAVRLPEDLSTHSARGQFAGGWQGGEQVLGYLEEEGIPADSTTETFAAIRVDINTRRWSGVPFYLRAGKRLGRRVTEIAVVFKRAPNLLFRDHGEDDFGQNAVVIRVQPDEGATIRFGSKVPGTQMEVRDVTMDFGYGHSFTESSPEAYERLILDVLLGEPPLFPRHAEVELSWKILDPFEDYWASLAEQPEPYAPGSWGPASADELLARDGRTWRRP; the protein is encoded by the coding sequence ATGCCACTCTCGCAAAACGGCAGCCCTAAATCCGCGGGCCGGGGGCGCAATCCGCTCCGGGATCCGCGGGACCGGCGGCTGAACCGGATCGCCGGCCCGTCCTCCCTGGTGCTCTTCGGCGTCACCGGTGACCTCGCCCGCAAAAAGCTCATGCCGGCCGTCTACGACCTGGCCAACCGCGGGCTGCTGCCCCCCAGCTTCGCCCTGGTCGGGTTCGCCCGGCGGCAGTGGGAAAACGAGGACTTCGCCGCCGAGGTGAAGGAAGCGGTCAAGAGCTACGCCCGGACCCCGTTCGATGAAACGGTCTGGAAGCAGCTCTCCGAGGGCATCCGTTTTGTGCAGGGCGAATTCGACGACGACGACGCCTTCGAGCGGCTCAGCGAGACGATCGACGAACTCGACGAACAGCGCGGCACCCGCGGCAACCACGCCTTCTACCTGTCGATCCCGCCGAAGGCTTTTGAACTCGTCTGCCGGCAGCTCTCCAAGCACGGGCTCGCCCAGGCCGAGGGCGACAAGTGGCGTCGCGTGGTGATCGAGAAGCCGTTCGGGCACGACCTCGAGTCGGCCCGCCAGCTCAACGACATTGTGGAGTCGGTGTTCCCGCCGGACGCGGTCTTCCGGATCGACCACTACCTCGGCAAGGAGACGGTCCAGAACATCCTGGCCCTGCGCTTCGCCAACCAGCTGTTCGAACCGCTGTGGAACGCGAACTACGTGGACCACGTCCAGATCACCATGGCGGAGGACATCGGCACCGGCGGCCGCGCCGGCTATTACGACGGCGTGGGCGCGGCCCGCGACGTGATCCAAAACCACCTGTTGCAGCTGCTCGCCCTGACCGCCATGGAGGAGCCGATCTCCTTCAACGCGGACGACCTCCGCGCCGAAAAGGAAAAGGTGCTGGCGGCCGTGCGGCTGCCCGAGGACCTCTCCACCCATTCGGCGCGCGGGCAGTTCGCCGGCGGCTGGCAGGGCGGCGAGCAGGTGCTGGGCTACCTGGAGGAGGAGGGCATCCCTGCCGACTCCACCACCGAGACGTTCGCCGCGATCCGGGTGGATATCAACACCCGGCGCTGGAGCGGCGTGCCGTTCTACCTGCGGGCCGGCAAGCGGCTGGGCCGCCGGGTGACAGAGATCGCCGTCGTCTTCAAGCGCGCGCCCAACCTGCTGTTCCGCGATCACGGCGAGGACGACTTCGGCCAGAACGCCGTCGTGATCCGGGTCCAGCCCGATGAGGGCGCCACGATCCGCTTCGGTTCCAAGGTACCCGGCACGCAGATGGAAGTCCGCGACGTGACCATGGACTTCGGCTACGGCCACTCCTTTACCGAGTCCAGCCCCGAGGCCTATGAGCGGCTCATCCTCGACGTGCTCCTCGGCGAGCCGCCGCTGTTCCCCCGCCATGCCGAAGTCGAGCTGTCCTGGAAGATCCTGGACCCGTTCGAGGACTATTGGGCGTCCCTGGCCGAACAGCCGGAGCCATACGCCCCCGGAAGCTGGGGCCCGGCCTCCGCCGACGAACTGCTCGCCCGCGACGGACGGACCTGGAGAAGGCCATGA
- a CDS encoding phosphoglycerate kinase, protein MTFHTLDELIAEGVRGRYVLVRSDLNVPLDGSTVTDDGRIKASLPVLAKLTDAGARVLVTAHLGRPKGAPDEKYSLKPAVDRLAGLAPFTVTLAGDTVGGSAKELAAALQDGEALVLENVRFDARETSKDDAERGAFADELVALTGENGAFVDDAFGAVHRKHASVYDVATRLPSYQGDLVRTEVEVLRKLTTDTQRPYVVVLGGSKVSDKLAVIDNLIGKADTILVGGGMLFTFLAAAGHKVAGSLLEDDQVPVVQDYLKRAADAGTEFVIPTDVVVAAKFAADAEHETVAADSIESSSFGSAGIGLDIGPDSAAAFAERIKGAKTVFWNGPMGVFEFPAFAGGTRAVAQALTETSAFTVVGGGDSAAAVRTLGFADEAFGHISTGGGASLEYLEGKELPGLSVLDR, encoded by the coding sequence ATGACATTCCACACCCTCGACGAATTGATCGCTGAAGGTGTCCGCGGGCGGTACGTTTTGGTCAGAAGTGACCTGAACGTGCCGCTCGACGGCTCTACAGTGACTGACGACGGCCGGATCAAGGCCTCCCTCCCGGTTCTGGCGAAGCTCACGGACGCCGGTGCCCGTGTGCTGGTCACGGCACACCTGGGCCGCCCCAAGGGCGCCCCGGACGAGAAGTACTCGCTCAAGCCGGCCGTTGACCGGCTGGCCGGTCTCGCCCCGTTCACAGTCACCCTGGCGGGCGACACCGTCGGCGGCTCAGCCAAGGAGCTCGCCGCTGCGCTGCAGGACGGCGAAGCCCTCGTCCTGGAGAACGTGCGCTTCGACGCCCGCGAAACGTCCAAGGACGACGCCGAACGCGGCGCCTTCGCTGACGAACTGGTAGCCCTCACCGGTGAGAACGGCGCCTTCGTGGACGACGCGTTCGGCGCCGTGCACCGCAAGCACGCCAGCGTCTACGACGTCGCCACCCGGCTGCCGTCCTACCAGGGCGACCTGGTCCGCACCGAGGTCGAGGTGCTGCGCAAGCTCACCACCGACACCCAGCGGCCCTACGTTGTGGTGCTCGGCGGCTCCAAAGTCTCCGACAAACTGGCTGTCATCGACAACCTGATCGGCAAGGCGGACACGATCCTGGTGGGCGGCGGCATGCTGTTCACCTTCCTCGCCGCTGCCGGCCACAAGGTCGCCGGCAGCCTGCTCGAAGACGACCAGGTCCCCGTCGTGCAGGACTACCTGAAGCGGGCCGCGGACGCCGGCACCGAGTTCGTTATCCCCACTGACGTGGTGGTGGCCGCCAAGTTCGCCGCCGACGCCGAGCACGAAACGGTCGCGGCCGACTCGATCGAGTCCAGCAGCTTCGGGTCCGCCGGCATCGGCCTGGACATCGGGCCGGACTCGGCGGCCGCGTTCGCGGAACGGATCAAGGGCGCCAAAACGGTGTTCTGGAACGGCCCGATGGGCGTCTTCGAGTTCCCCGCCTTCGCCGGCGGCACCCGGGCCGTCGCCCAGGCCCTGACCGAAACGTCCGCGTTCACGGTTGTGGGCGGCGGCGACTCCGCCGCCGCAGTCCGGACCCTTGGCTTCGCCGACGAGGCGTTCGGGCACATCTCCACCGGCGGCGGCGCCAGCCTGGAATACCTTGAAGGCAAGGAACTCCCCGGCCTGAGCGTCCTGGACCGCTAG
- a CDS encoding superoxide dismutase, giving the protein MTEYVLPELDYDYAALEPHISAKIMELHHSKHHAAYVAGANNALKQLAEAREQGDFANINRLSKDLAFHTGGHINHSVFWKNLSPDGGDKPEGELAAAIDDAFGSFDAFRAQFSAAALGLQGSGWGFLAYEPIGGNLVIEQLYDQQGNVALGTTPLLMLDMWEHAFYLDYVNVKADYVKAFWNIVNWADVAKRFDAARKNATGLITL; this is encoded by the coding sequence GTGACCGAATACGTACTGCCAGAACTGGACTACGACTACGCCGCGCTGGAGCCGCACATCTCCGCGAAGATCATGGAGCTGCACCACAGCAAGCACCACGCGGCCTACGTCGCCGGCGCCAACAACGCCCTGAAGCAGCTGGCCGAGGCCCGCGAGCAGGGCGACTTCGCCAACATCAACCGCCTTTCCAAGGACCTTGCGTTCCACACCGGCGGCCACATCAACCACTCCGTGTTCTGGAAGAACCTCTCCCCGGACGGCGGCGACAAGCCCGAAGGTGAGCTCGCTGCCGCCATCGACGACGCGTTCGGCTCCTTCGACGCGTTCCGCGCCCAGTTCAGCGCCGCGGCCCTGGGCCTGCAGGGCTCCGGCTGGGGCTTCCTGGCCTACGAGCCGATCGGCGGCAACCTCGTCATCGAGCAGCTCTACGACCAGCAGGGCAACGTGGCACTCGGCACCACCCCGCTGCTGATGCTCGACATGTGGGAGCACGCCTTCTACCTCGACTACGTCAACGTCAAGGCGGACTACGTCAAGGCGTTCTGGAACATCGTGAACTGGGCCGACGTCGCCAAGCGGTTCGACGCCGCGCGCAAGAACGCCACCGGCCTGATCACCCTCTAA
- the tpiA gene encoding triose-phosphate isomerase, with the protein MTTSTNGKFDRKPFIAGNWKMNMDHVQGITLLQKLAWTLSDAKHDYSRVEVAVFPPFTDLRGVQTLVQGDELDVAYGGQDLSQFDSGAYTGDISGQFLAKLGCRYVLVGHSERRTIHHESDEVLNAKTKAAFRHGITPVLCVGEGLEVRQAGTHVEHTLAQLRAGVEGLTAEQAAELVVAYEPVWAIGTGEVAGPEDAQEMCAAIRAELAGLFDPSVAARTRLLYGGSVKANNAASILKERDVDGLLVGGASLDAAEFANIVRFESHLVTD; encoded by the coding sequence GTGACAACGTCAACCAACGGCAAGTTCGACCGCAAGCCCTTCATCGCGGGCAACTGGAAGATGAACATGGACCACGTCCAGGGGATCACCCTGCTGCAGAAGCTGGCCTGGACCCTGTCCGACGCGAAGCACGACTACAGCCGGGTGGAGGTTGCCGTTTTCCCGCCGTTCACCGACCTGCGCGGTGTGCAGACCCTCGTCCAGGGCGACGAGCTGGACGTCGCCTACGGCGGCCAGGACCTCTCGCAGTTCGACTCCGGTGCCTACACCGGGGACATCTCCGGGCAGTTCCTCGCCAAGCTCGGCTGCCGCTATGTCCTGGTGGGCCACAGCGAACGACGCACCATCCACCACGAGTCCGACGAGGTGCTCAACGCCAAGACCAAGGCGGCCTTCCGGCACGGCATCACCCCGGTGCTCTGCGTCGGCGAAGGCCTCGAGGTCCGCCAGGCGGGCACCCACGTCGAGCACACCCTCGCCCAGCTGCGCGCCGGCGTCGAGGGCCTCACCGCGGAGCAGGCCGCCGAGCTGGTCGTCGCCTACGAACCCGTCTGGGCCATCGGCACCGGGGAGGTCGCCGGACCGGAGGACGCTCAGGAAATGTGCGCCGCGATCCGGGCCGAGCTGGCCGGACTCTTCGACCCGTCGGTCGCCGCCAGGACCCGCCTGCTCTACGGCGGCTCGGTGAAGGCCAACAACGCGGCGTCGATCCTCAAGGAGCGCGACGTGGACGGATTGCTGGTCGGCGGTGCCAGCCTGGACGCCGCCGAGTTTGCTAATATTGTCAGGTTCGAGAGTCACCTGGTGACGGACTAG
- the gap gene encoding type I glyceraldehyde-3-phosphate dehydrogenase, translating to MTTRIGINGFGRIGRNYFRAALAQGADLEIVAVNDLTSPEALAHLFKYDSVGGRLAESIEVKDGNIVVDGKTVKVLAERDPAKLPWGELGVDIVIESTGFFTKAADAQKHIDAGAKKVLISAPASDEDITIVMGVNDGLYDNAAHHIISNASCTTNCLGPLAKVVNDAFGIERGLMTTIHAYTADQNLQDGPHKDLRRARAAAINMVPTSTGAAKAIGLVLPELKGKLDGYAIRVPVPTGSATDLTVTVSRETTVEEVNAALKAASESEELKGLLTYTDEPIVSSDIVGDPASSIFDSGLTKVIGNQVKVVSWYDNEWGYSNRLVDLTELVASKLG from the coding sequence GTGACGACACGTATTGGTATCAACGGCTTCGGCCGCATCGGCCGCAACTACTTCCGCGCCGCCCTCGCCCAGGGAGCAGACCTCGAGATCGTTGCCGTCAACGACCTCACCAGCCCGGAAGCCCTCGCCCACCTCTTCAAGTACGACTCCGTCGGCGGCCGCCTGGCCGAATCCATCGAGGTCAAGGACGGCAACATCGTCGTCGACGGCAAGACCGTGAAGGTCCTCGCCGAGCGCGACCCGGCCAAGCTGCCGTGGGGCGAGCTGGGTGTCGACATCGTGATCGAGTCCACCGGCTTCTTCACCAAGGCCGCCGACGCGCAGAAGCACATCGATGCCGGCGCCAAGAAGGTCCTGATCTCCGCCCCCGCCTCGGACGAGGACATCACCATCGTGATGGGCGTCAACGACGGCCTGTACGACAACGCCGCGCACCACATCATCTCCAACGCCTCCTGCACCACCAACTGCCTCGGCCCGCTCGCCAAGGTCGTCAACGACGCGTTCGGCATCGAGCGCGGCCTGATGACCACGATCCACGCCTACACCGCGGACCAGAACCTGCAGGACGGCCCGCACAAGGACCTCCGCCGCGCCCGCGCCGCCGCCATCAACATGGTCCCCACCTCCACGGGCGCCGCCAAGGCCATCGGCCTGGTCCTCCCCGAACTCAAGGGCAAGCTGGACGGCTACGCCATCCGCGTCCCCGTCCCCACCGGCTCCGCCACCGACCTCACCGTCACCGTCTCCCGCGAGACCACCGTCGAAGAGGTCAACGCCGCACTCAAGGCCGCCTCCGAGTCCGAAGAGCTCAAGGGCCTGCTGACCTACACCGACGAGCCGATCGTCTCCTCGGACATCGTCGGCGACCCGGCGTCGTCGATCTTCGACTCCGGCCTGACCAAGGTGATCGGTAACCAGGTCAAGGTTGTTTCCTGGTATGACAACGAATGGGGCTACTCCAACCGCCTCGTCGACCTCACGGAGCTTGTCGCGTCGAAGCTGGGCTAG
- the secG gene encoding preprotein translocase subunit SecG yields MDVLHVILQVLLGITSLLLTLLILLHKGRGGGLSDMFGGGMSSGLSSSGVAERNLNRFTIILGVTWGVVIIALGLLMRFSGGGDS; encoded by the coding sequence GTGGACGTTCTTCATGTCATCCTGCAGGTGCTGCTGGGCATCACCAGCCTCCTGCTGACCTTGCTCATCCTGCTCCATAAGGGTCGTGGCGGCGGTCTGTCCGACATGTTCGGCGGCGGCATGAGCTCCGGACTGAGCTCCTCGGGCGTTGCCGAGCGGAACCTCAACCGCTTCACGATCATCCTCGGCGTCACCTGGGGCGTCGTTATCATCGCCCTGGGCCTGCTGATGCGTTTCAGCGGCGGCGGCGACTCCTGA